A single region of the Alteriqipengyuania flavescens genome encodes:
- a CDS encoding pyruvate, water dikinase regulatory protein — protein MSKTHLHLLSDSTGETLEMIAKASLAQFEDTDVVRHFWPMVRSQAQLDRIIEDVAAKPGLVIYTLVNPDVRRALDEKCRTLGLPAVDALDKVTDAISSHLGQEAKGRPGRQHAMDAAYFRRVEAIQFTIAHDDGIGWENWEEADILLAGVSRSSKTPTSIYLANRGYKTANIPLVVESPPPDKLFSLKRPLIVGLTTAPERLVQIRRNRLLSLNEQEQTDYIDAQRVQEEVRFARRLFADNGWPVIDVTRRSIEETAAAIIRLISERDAQTAGDRVGISG, from the coding sequence TTGAGCAAGACCCACCTCCACCTCCTGTCCGATTCCACCGGCGAAACGCTGGAAATGATCGCCAAGGCCAGCCTCGCGCAGTTCGAGGACACCGATGTCGTCCGGCATTTCTGGCCTATGGTGCGCAGCCAGGCCCAGCTCGACCGGATCATCGAGGATGTGGCGGCGAAGCCCGGCCTCGTCATCTATACCCTCGTCAATCCCGACGTGCGCCGCGCGCTGGACGAGAAGTGCCGGACGCTCGGCTTGCCCGCGGTCGATGCGCTCGACAAGGTGACGGACGCGATTTCCAGCCACCTTGGCCAGGAAGCGAAAGGTCGGCCGGGCCGCCAGCACGCGATGGACGCCGCCTATTTCCGCCGGGTCGAGGCGATACAGTTCACCATCGCCCATGACGACGGGATCGGCTGGGAGAACTGGGAGGAAGCGGACATATTACTCGCCGGCGTGTCGCGCAGCTCGAAGACTCCGACCAGCATCTACCTCGCCAATCGGGGCTACAAGACCGCCAACATCCCGCTGGTCGTGGAAAGCCCGCCGCCGGACAAGCTTTTCAGCCTGAAGCGGCCGTTGATCGTCGGCCTAACGACGGCGCCGGAACGGCTGGTGCAGATCCGCCGCAACCGCCTGCTGTCGCTGAACGAACAGGAGCAGACCGATTATATCGATGCGCAGCGCGTGCAGGAGGAGGTGCGCTTCGCCCGCCGCCTGTTCGCCGATAACGGCTGGCCGGTGATCGACGTCACGCGCCGTTCGATCGAGGAAACCGCCGCGGCGATCATCCGCCTGATCAGCGAGCGCGATGCGCAGACCGCAGGCGACAGAGTAGGGATTTCGGGATGA
- a CDS encoding Maf family protein yields MIVLASKSASRRAMLEAAGVDFTPVPAALDERALEASLGAVPPESVALALAEAKALSADGGMRPVLGSDSVVSVGGRRFDKPASRAQAAEHLRFFSGKTMHLHSGAALALGGHLRWSHVEEARLVVRPLSEDFITRYLAAEWPEVGQCVGVFRIEAMGVQLFERIEGDHFTVLGMPLLPVLGALRALEELPA; encoded by the coding sequence ATGATCGTGCTTGCTTCCAAGAGCGCGTCGCGCCGCGCCATGCTCGAAGCCGCAGGGGTCGATTTCACGCCCGTGCCTGCCGCATTGGACGAACGCGCGCTGGAAGCGTCGCTGGGCGCGGTCCCGCCGGAAAGCGTGGCGCTCGCCCTGGCAGAAGCGAAAGCGCTGTCGGCCGACGGCGGGATGCGACCGGTGCTCGGCAGCGACTCCGTGGTGTCGGTGGGCGGACGCCGCTTCGACAAGCCGGCCAGCCGCGCGCAGGCGGCCGAGCATTTGCGATTCTTCTCCGGCAAGACGATGCACCTCCATTCGGGCGCGGCCCTCGCGCTCGGCGGGCACTTGCGCTGGAGCCACGTGGAAGAAGCGCGGCTCGTCGTGCGCCCGTTGAGCGAGGATTTCATAACCCGCTACCTTGCTGCCGAATGGCCGGAGGTCGGCCAGTGCGTCGGCGTGTTCCGGATCGAGGCGATGGGCGTGCAGCTGTTCGAACGGATCGAAGGCGACCACTTCACCGTCCTCGGAATGCCGCTGCTGCCGGTCCTCGGCGCGCTGCGGGCTCTGGAAGAGCTGCCGGCATGA
- the aroE gene encoding shikimate dehydrogenase, with translation MSRPYAEVIGDPIAQSKSPAIHNFWLEKLGIDADYRAHRVAPAELQEYVAARRSDPDWRGCNVTMPHKQAILPHLDRIDDIARRIGAVNTVYRDGETLVGGNTDARGFLEPLRETLAGRDYFRMARILGAGGAARAIVAALADAGFTLVVAARDPAKADLLLAELAPQGEHHAAPLAHFAGPTDFAFDDREGCCDLVVNATPLGMRGQPALPFDWSHAPPGSIAYDIVTDPVETVFLADARAAGFQTIDGVSMLVGQATAAFERFFGQPAPREYDAELRERLVA, from the coding sequence ATGAGCAGGCCCTACGCCGAGGTGATCGGCGACCCGATCGCCCAGTCGAAATCGCCCGCCATCCACAATTTCTGGCTGGAGAAACTGGGTATCGATGCGGACTACCGCGCCCATCGTGTCGCGCCGGCCGAACTCCAAGAATATGTCGCCGCGCGGCGTTCCGACCCGGACTGGCGCGGTTGCAACGTCACCATGCCGCACAAGCAGGCGATCCTGCCGCATCTCGACCGGATTGACGATATCGCGCGGCGCATCGGCGCGGTGAACACAGTCTATCGCGATGGCGAGACACTGGTCGGCGGCAACACCGATGCGAGGGGCTTCCTCGAGCCCTTGCGCGAAACCCTGGCCGGCCGGGACTATTTCCGCATGGCGCGCATCCTCGGCGCAGGCGGCGCGGCACGGGCGATCGTCGCCGCACTGGCTGATGCGGGGTTCACCCTCGTGGTCGCCGCGCGCGATCCGGCGAAGGCCGACCTGCTGCTCGCCGAACTTGCACCGCAGGGGGAACATCACGCCGCCCCGCTCGCCCATTTCGCCGGGCCGACCGATTTTGCCTTCGACGACCGCGAGGGGTGCTGCGACCTTGTCGTCAATGCGACTCCGCTCGGGATGCGGGGCCAGCCCGCCCTCCCCTTCGACTGGAGCCATGCCCCGCCCGGCAGCATCGCTTACGACATCGTTACCGACCCGGTCGAAACCGTCTTTCTGGCCGATGCCCGCGCGGCCGGTTTTCAAACCATCGACGGGGTATCAATGCTGGTCGGCCAGGCGACCGCCGCCTTCGAACGCTTCTTCGGCCAGCCAGCCCCGCGCGAATACGATGCCGAATTGCGCGAGCGGCTGGTCGCATGA
- the coaE gene encoding dephospho-CoA kinase (Dephospho-CoA kinase (CoaE) performs the final step in coenzyme A biosynthesis.) → MSHPRIVGLTGSIGMGKSTVASMFAAEGVPVFDADAEVRRMQGPGGALLPAIEAAFPGSTGKDGVDRNALGGQVFADPEALARLEAIVHPAVAEARAEFLLEHAGAPLVVFDIPLLFEKGGHAAVDTVVVVSAPDDVQRARVLARPGMTAEKFAHILSLQTPDAEKRARADHVVDTGTSLAETRQAVRELVAKLRAG, encoded by the coding sequence ATGAGCCATCCGCGCATCGTCGGGCTCACCGGTTCGATCGGCATGGGCAAGTCGACCGTTGCATCCATGTTCGCCGCAGAAGGCGTGCCGGTGTTCGATGCGGATGCCGAAGTGCGGCGGATGCAGGGCCCCGGCGGCGCGCTCCTCCCCGCGATCGAAGCCGCGTTTCCCGGCTCGACGGGCAAGGACGGCGTGGACCGCAACGCGCTCGGCGGGCAGGTCTTCGCCGACCCCGAGGCGCTCGCCCGGTTGGAGGCCATCGTCCATCCCGCGGTGGCGGAGGCGCGGGCCGAGTTCCTGCTGGAACATGCCGGCGCGCCGCTGGTGGTGTTCGACATCCCGCTGCTGTTCGAAAAGGGCGGCCATGCGGCGGTCGACACGGTCGTGGTCGTGTCCGCGCCCGACGACGTGCAGCGGGCCCGCGTCCTCGCCCGCCCCGGCATGACGGCGGAGAAGTTCGCCCATATCCTCTCTCTCCAGACGCCCGATGCGGAAAAGCGCGCGCGGGCCGACCATGTCGTCGACACCGGCACCAGCCTTGCCGAAACACGGCAGGCGGTGCGCGAATTGGTCGCGAAATTGCGCGCAGGCTGA
- the dnaQ gene encoding DNA polymerase III subunit epsilon has translation MREIIFDTETTGLDPKTGDRMVEIGCIEMVNRVATGNSYHAYFNPERTMPVEAEAVHGLGDAFLADKPLFAAKARELLDFIGDSPLVAHNAGFDFGFLNNELRLCNTEEVSLNRMVDTVALARKKHPGAKLSLDALCTRYGIDRSHRTKHGALLDAELLAQVYVELTGGRQIGLELAAEESGAATPERHVYTPRADREVRPARPHFASAEELARHAEFIGRMDKPAWQS, from the coding sequence ATGCGAGAAATCATCTTCGATACCGAAACGACCGGCCTCGACCCCAAGACGGGCGACCGCATGGTCGAGATCGGATGTATCGAGATGGTCAACCGGGTTGCGACCGGTAATTCCTACCACGCCTATTTCAATCCCGAGCGGACCATGCCGGTCGAGGCCGAGGCGGTGCACGGGCTCGGCGATGCCTTCCTGGCCGATAAGCCGCTGTTCGCCGCAAAGGCGCGCGAATTGCTCGATTTCATCGGCGATTCCCCGCTTGTCGCGCACAACGCCGGGTTCGATTTCGGCTTCCTCAACAACGAACTGCGCCTCTGCAATACCGAGGAAGTCTCGCTCAACCGGATGGTCGATACGGTGGCGCTCGCGCGCAAGAAGCACCCCGGCGCGAAACTCTCGCTCGATGCGCTGTGCACCCGCTACGGGATCGACCGCAGCCACCGGACGAAGCACGGCGCGCTGCTCGATGCCGAACTGCTGGCGCAGGTCTATGTCGAGCTGACCGGCGGTCGGCAGATCGGGCTGGAGCTTGCCGCGGAAGAGAGCGGCGCTGCCACCCCCGAGCGCCACGTTTACACCCCGCGCGCGGACCGCGAGGTGCGCCCTGCCCGCCCCCATTTCGCCAGCGCCGAGGAACTTGCCCGCCATGCGGAGTTTATCGGCAGGATGGACAAGCCCGCCTGGCAAAGCTGA
- the hpf gene encoding ribosome hibernation-promoting factor, HPF/YfiA family: protein MEIRVSGHQVETGEALQEHAEERLSSIVEKYFSKAISAQVTFSKAPAGAFACDIVTHVIQGLVLKAHAEAHDAHQALDQAAAKIDKQVRRYKRRLTDNHERAQFSAREEEAAYTVFAARDDSDEDEVEEIADAPAIVAETRCDIPEASVSDAVMMLDLRDTDALFFKNAGTGSHNMVYRRRDGSIGWVEPS from the coding sequence ATGGAAATTCGCGTGTCAGGCCACCAGGTCGAAACCGGCGAAGCGCTGCAGGAACATGCCGAGGAGCGGCTGTCCTCCATTGTCGAGAAGTACTTCAGCAAGGCCATTTCCGCGCAGGTCACGTTCTCCAAGGCGCCCGCCGGTGCGTTTGCCTGCGATATCGTGACCCACGTGATCCAGGGGCTGGTGCTGAAAGCCCATGCCGAAGCGCATGATGCGCACCAGGCGCTCGACCAGGCGGCGGCCAAGATCGACAAGCAGGTCCGCCGCTACAAGCGCCGCCTGACCGATAACCACGAACGTGCCCAGTTCAGCGCGCGCGAGGAGGAGGCGGCCTACACCGTTTTCGCCGCGCGCGACGACAGTGACGAGGACGAGGTGGAGGAAATTGCCGACGCGCCCGCTATCGTCGCGGAAACGCGCTGCGACATTCCCGAAGCGAGCGTCTCGGATGCCGTGATGATGCTCGACCTGCGCGACACGGACGCGCTGTTCTTCAAAAATGCTGGCACCGGCTCGCACAATATGGTCTACCGCCGCCGCGATGGATCGATCGGCTGGGTCGAACCGTCCTGA
- a CDS encoding PTS sugar transporter subunit IIA has translation MPANFLLDPKAIRLAADGSIATKSDILGLLSTCFAEVYELDSATVLEGLEERERLGSTGFGRGIAMPHARYAGLKRPVAALVRLPEPIDFAAADAMKVELVFALLSPTDAGATHLHALAAMSRMLRDDALLERLLAAETSDTLRGVMTDAGERDAA, from the coding sequence ATGCCTGCCAATTTCCTGCTCGACCCCAAGGCGATCCGTTTGGCCGCCGACGGGTCGATTGCGACCAAATCCGATATCCTGGGCCTGCTCTCGACATGTTTTGCCGAGGTTTACGAGCTCGATTCCGCTACCGTGCTCGAAGGGCTGGAAGAGCGGGAGAGGCTGGGCAGCACCGGCTTCGGGCGCGGGATCGCCATGCCGCACGCGCGCTACGCCGGGCTGAAGCGCCCGGTCGCCGCCCTGGTCCGCCTGCCGGAGCCGATCGACTTTGCCGCCGCCGATGCGATGAAGGTGGAACTGGTCTTCGCCCTGCTTTCGCCCACCGATGCGGGCGCCACGCACCTCCATGCCCTCGCCGCCATGTCCCGCATGCTCAGGGACGATGCGCTGCTGGAGCGGTTGCTGGCGGCCGAAACCAGCGATACGCTGCGCGGCGTGATGACCGATGCCGGGGAGCGCGATGCCGCCTGA
- a CDS encoding PaaI family thioesterase: MPPEGDPALAAGAASHWRALEGLYASAAINELFASRLEIERQGEARITFEVTDKVYHAAGAAHGTIYFKMLDDAAFYAANTLVSDRFLLTTGFNLHFTKPVREGLVTAEGRWVSGKRRVLVAESRLVDADGEEIGRGTGTFMRSRIPLSGLPGYGPAR, from the coding sequence ATGCCGCCTGAAGGCGATCCCGCCCTTGCCGCAGGCGCGGCGAGCCACTGGCGCGCGCTCGAAGGCCTTTACGCATCTGCCGCGATCAACGAACTTTTCGCCTCCCGGCTGGAAATCGAGCGACAGGGCGAGGCTCGGATCACTTTCGAAGTGACCGACAAGGTCTACCACGCCGCCGGCGCGGCCCACGGGACGATCTATTTCAAGATGCTCGACGATGCGGCGTTCTATGCCGCGAACACGCTGGTGAGCGACCGCTTCCTGCTGACCACCGGTTTCAACCTCCATTTCACCAAGCCGGTGCGCGAAGGACTGGTGACCGCAGAAGGGCGCTGGGTGAGCGGCAAGCGGCGCGTGCTGGTGGCGGAATCGCGGCTGGTCGATGCCGATGGCGAGGAAATCGGGCGCGGTACCGGCACTTTCATGCGCAGCCGGATCCCGCTGTCGGGCCTGCCCGGCTATGGCCCCGCCCGTTGA
- a CDS encoding DUF1491 family protein, translating into MNDGEARLPAHVEISGLIRAVQAEGGFASVLSKGERDAGTILVICCENGRNGRLYERMPDLDGGRKWTLTKSEGFEKPLEFSEYWQRRAKSDPDCWVLELDIDNGERFVGITGTES; encoded by the coding sequence ATGAACGACGGAGAAGCGCGCCTGCCCGCCCACGTCGAAATCTCGGGATTAATCCGCGCGGTCCAGGCTGAAGGCGGTTTTGCGAGCGTGCTTTCCAAAGGTGAACGCGACGCCGGTACAATCCTTGTCATTTGTTGCGAGAACGGCCGTAACGGGAGACTTTATGAACGGATGCCTGATCTGGACGGCGGCCGCAAATGGACCCTGACCAAATCGGAAGGCTTTGAAAAACCTCTGGAATTTTCCGAATACTGGCAGCGCAGGGCTAAATCGGATCCCGATTGCTGGGTCCTGGAACTGGATATCGACAATGGTGAACGGTTCGTCGGAATTACGGGAACCGAAAGTTGA
- a CDS encoding cell wall hydrolase, translating to MKFMKRAVTLGVATTIFATLAGAEGPGALAQDAATEASETTVSTAAPVEGAAADPATEAQTNESDIVFVSEPVVQPLDPEQVAADAAANATPAQAASLRELVAGMDTSGELSRDMHCLAGAIYFESKGEPLAGQLAVGRVIVNRTESSRWPDSYCGVVLQRSQFSFVRGGAIPAINTSSKAWRDAKAIARVAHQDLWDSPAKGATFFHAVYVNPRWRLTRVAQVNNHIFYR from the coding sequence ATGAAGTTCATGAAGCGCGCCGTCACCCTCGGGGTGGCGACCACGATTTTTGCCACGCTTGCAGGGGCCGAAGGCCCCGGCGCCCTCGCCCAGGATGCGGCGACCGAAGCAAGCGAAACCACTGTTTCCACGGCGGCCCCTGTTGAAGGCGCAGCCGCCGATCCGGCCACCGAGGCGCAAACGAACGAAAGCGACATCGTTTTTGTGTCCGAGCCGGTGGTCCAGCCCCTCGATCCCGAGCAGGTCGCTGCCGATGCGGCCGCCAACGCGACGCCGGCGCAGGCCGCCTCGCTGCGTGAACTAGTGGCCGGTATGGACACCTCGGGCGAGCTTTCGCGCGACATGCACTGCCTTGCTGGCGCGATTTATTTCGAATCCAAGGGCGAACCGCTCGCCGGCCAGCTGGCCGTGGGCCGCGTCATCGTCAACCGTACCGAATCGAGCCGCTGGCCCGACAGCTATTGCGGCGTGGTGCTGCAGCGTTCGCAGTTCTCCTTCGTGCGCGGCGGGGCGATCCCCGCGATCAACACGTCGAGCAAGGCCTGGCGCGACGCCAAGGCAATCGCCCGCGTCGCGCACCAGGATTTGTGGGACAGCCCGGCGAAGGGCGCGACGTTCTTCCATGCGGTCTACGTCAATCCGCGCTGGCGCCTGACCCGCGTGGCGCAAGTGAACAACCACATCTTCTACCGCTGA
- the xth gene encoding exodeoxyribonuclease III, with product MRIASFNINGIKARLPRLKEWLEETRPAVACLQEIKTMDEGFPASEFEEIGYKAIWHGQKSFNGVAILADGTAPVETQRGLGIDGPKEGEGEQARYLEADVNGIRICNLYLPNGNPQPGPKFDYKLAWMERLRARMAELSAREKPTVVLGDFNVIPRDSDVWSVKAMQDDALMQPESRDAFFRMLGDGWTDAIGSLNPRGGVWTYWDYQAGAWQRDHGFRIDHLLLSPEAADRMVAAGVDKEYRGREKASDHTPVWVELTD from the coding sequence GTGCGCATCGCCAGCTTCAACATCAACGGCATCAAGGCGCGCTTGCCGCGGTTGAAGGAATGGCTGGAGGAAACGCGGCCCGCCGTCGCCTGCCTGCAGGAAATCAAGACGATGGACGAAGGCTTTCCCGCGTCCGAGTTCGAGGAGATCGGCTACAAGGCGATCTGGCACGGGCAGAAGAGCTTCAACGGCGTTGCCATCCTCGCCGACGGCACGGCGCCGGTGGAAACGCAGCGCGGCCTTGGCATCGACGGCCCGAAGGAGGGCGAGGGCGAACAGGCCCGCTATCTCGAAGCGGATGTGAACGGCATTCGCATCTGCAACCTCTACCTGCCCAACGGCAATCCGCAGCCCGGGCCGAAATTCGACTACAAGCTTGCATGGATGGAGCGGCTGCGCGCCCGCATGGCGGAGCTTTCCGCGCGCGAGAAGCCGACCGTCGTGCTCGGCGATTTCAACGTCATTCCGCGCGACAGCGATGTCTGGTCGGTCAAGGCCATGCAGGACGATGCGCTGATGCAACCCGAATCGCGCGATGCCTTCTTCCGCATGCTCGGCGACGGGTGGACGGACGCCATCGGCAGCCTGAACCCGCGCGGCGGCGTGTGGACCTATTGGGATTACCAGGCCGGCGCGTGGCAGCGGGATCACGGCTTTCGGATCGACCACCTGCTCCTTTCGCCCGAAGCCGCCGACCGGATGGTAGCCGCCGGGGTCGACAAGGAATATCGCGGGCGCGAGAAAGCGAGCGATCACACGCCGGTCTGGGTCGAACTGACCGACTGA
- the erpA gene encoding iron-sulfur cluster insertion protein ErpA, with amino-acid sequence MADTQAPTLTDSAAKRVAWIAERQNKPAILRLSVEGGGCSGFQYKFDLAEGQEDGDLVSETAGVKLVVDPVSLDLVSGSEVDFVESLGGAAFRVENPQAAAGCGCGSSFGI; translated from the coding sequence ATGGCCGATACCCAAGCCCCGACCCTGACGGATTCCGCCGCCAAGCGCGTGGCGTGGATCGCGGAGCGGCAGAACAAGCCCGCGATCCTGCGTCTTTCGGTCGAAGGCGGCGGTTGTTCGGGTTTCCAGTACAAGTTCGATCTCGCCGAAGGGCAGGAAGACGGCGACCTCGTCAGCGAAACCGCCGGGGTGAAGCTGGTCGTCGACCCGGTCAGCCTCGATCTCGTTTCCGGCAGCGAGGTCGATTTCGTCGAATCGCTCGGCGGCGCGGCGTTCCGGGTCGAGAACCCGCAAGCGGCGGCCGGCTGCGGCTGCGGCTCCAGCTTCGGTATCTGA
- a CDS encoding CBS domain-containing protein: MKISQLLGQMEREVIGCSTGETMAEAAMILADKRIGAMPVFDSGQVVGIVSERDILYGIANEGAAILQKTVGECMTSPPITVDPEASINEALGLMTRRRIRHLPVMRGTEMIGFLSIGDLVKNRMDEIAGEADAMREYIATA, translated from the coding sequence ATGAAGATTTCGCAATTGCTCGGCCAGATGGAGCGCGAAGTCATCGGCTGTTCGACCGGGGAGACCATGGCCGAAGCCGCAATGATCCTCGCCGACAAGCGGATCGGAGCCATGCCCGTGTTCGATTCGGGGCAGGTGGTCGGCATCGTGTCCGAACGCGACATCCTCTACGGCATCGCCAACGAAGGCGCGGCGATCCTGCAGAAGACGGTCGGCGAATGCATGACGTCGCCGCCCATCACCGTCGATCCCGAAGCAAGCATCAACGAAGCCCTCGGCCTGATGACGCGGCGCCGCATCCGCCATTTGCCGGTGATGCGGGGCACGGAGATGATCGGCTTCCTGTCGATCGGCGACCTCGTCAAGAACCGCATGGACGAGATCGCGGGCGAGGCCGACGCGATGCGCGAATATATCGCCACGGCTTGA
- a CDS encoding (2Fe-2S) ferredoxin domain-containing protein — MSHSKNGGIAKAEKALAKIGGGQIERHIFICAISDKQKCCKRAEGEAAWKFLKKRMKQLGLAGPRRDPALGKGPGGFQRTKADCLQVCEQGPIAVVWPDGIWYHSCDETALERILQEHFVGGVPVEDYRLRPAVKE, encoded by the coding sequence TTGAGTCATTCCAAGAACGGGGGCATCGCCAAGGCGGAAAAGGCGCTGGCGAAGATCGGTGGCGGCCAGATCGAGCGCCACATCTTCATCTGCGCCATTTCCGACAAGCAGAAATGCTGCAAGCGCGCGGAAGGCGAAGCGGCGTGGAAGTTCCTGAAGAAGCGGATGAAGCAGCTGGGCCTCGCCGGGCCGCGCCGCGATCCCGCGCTCGGCAAGGGGCCGGGCGGCTTCCAGCGAACCAAGGCAGATTGCCTGCAGGTGTGCGAGCAGGGGCCCATCGCGGTCGTCTGGCCCGACGGCATCTGGTACCACAGCTGCGACGAGACCGCGCTCGAGCGGATCCTGCAGGAACATTTCGTCGGCGGCGTGCCGGTGGAGGATTACCGGCTCCGCCCGGCCGTGAAGGAATAG
- a CDS encoding alpha/beta hydrolase family protein, which translates to MKTFLSSAAVALALTAALAASPAYADDHDDDPRPMTALDLVTAPRLGSPVVSADGAMLWTVTTTDPESFARSTAIHYVPTGGDTDAPMTLNFAGDASSFEFAPDGSVYFLSSRMEGRSQLFHAVLGSDGVSAIHQVSRVDGEVAGFDLSGDGSKVVLMGTFSRECATFGCGTPATSLPGPGTGRLYDGEGGFYRHWDGWEQSGIYNRAFAFPIANVVTGAGTPLDGPAGDGALVANTPTMPFGGGEDIAWAADGGSVFFAGRVSDGGEPASTNVDIYRTDLATGAVRNLTDANDATDTMPAPSPDGRYLAYLAMARPGYESDRLVVQLHDLATGETRALTQDFDRSFHSLNWTPDSRWIVATAGDVLDDPAFRIDPRSGEVTRLDLVEGNEARIGVAAILPGNRIVFTRNSVAAPSEIYLSDGWQGSRRLTDVTASDFEALAQVETTRFNFAGAGGDTVWGMIHKPAWVEGPLPVVLYVHGGPQGSFNDGWSSRWNPRVVASQGYAVVSIDFHGSTGYGQAFTDSINRDWGGKPLEDLQLGLAAALAGDSQLDGTRACAMGASYGGYMMNWIAGNWADRFDCLVQHDGLFDMRSFYYTTEELWFPKWDFGGSYSEQKALYERWNPVNYVDNWQTPMLVITGEMDFRVPYTQGLASFTALQERGIDSQLLVFPDENHWVLKPKNSLQWHNTVFDWLDKHLSQ; encoded by the coding sequence ATGAAAACGTTCCTGTCCAGCGCCGCCGTTGCGCTCGCCCTCACCGCCGCCCTCGCCGCTTCCCCCGCCTACGCCGACGACCATGACGACGATCCGCGCCCGATGACGGCTCTGGACCTCGTCACTGCGCCCCGGCTCGGCTCCCCGGTCGTCTCCGCCGACGGAGCCATGCTGTGGACCGTCACCACCACCGACCCGGAAAGCTTCGCCCGCAGCACCGCGATCCATTACGTCCCCACCGGCGGCGACACCGATGCGCCGATGACGCTCAATTTCGCGGGCGACGCCTCCAGCTTCGAATTCGCGCCCGACGGCTCGGTCTATTTCCTCTCCTCGCGCATGGAAGGGCGCAGCCAGCTGTTCCACGCGGTGCTGGGCAGCGATGGCGTGTCTGCCATCCACCAGGTTTCCCGCGTCGATGGCGAAGTGGCGGGCTTCGACCTGTCGGGCGATGGCAGCAAGGTTGTGCTGATGGGCACGTTTTCGCGCGAATGCGCCACTTTCGGCTGCGGCACACCGGCAACCAGCCTGCCCGGCCCCGGCACCGGTCGCCTCTATGACGGCGAGGGCGGCTTCTACCGCCACTGGGACGGCTGGGAGCAATCCGGCATCTACAACCGCGCCTTTGCCTTCCCCATCGCCAACGTCGTGACCGGCGCGGGCACCCCGCTCGACGGGCCGGCGGGCGACGGCGCGCTCGTGGCGAACACGCCGACCATGCCTTTCGGCGGGGGCGAGGATATTGCCTGGGCTGCCGACGGCGGCAGCGTGTTCTTCGCCGGCCGCGTGTCCGACGGCGGGGAGCCCGCCTCTACCAACGTCGACATTTACCGCACGGACCTTGCCACCGGCGCGGTCCGCAACCTGACCGACGCGAACGATGCCACCGACACGATGCCGGCGCCGTCGCCCGACGGGCGCTACCTGGCCTATCTCGCGATGGCGCGGCCCGGTTACGAATCGGACCGGCTGGTGGTGCAGCTGCACGATCTGGCGACCGGCGAGACCCGCGCTCTTACGCAGGATTTCGACCGCAGCTTCCATTCGCTCAACTGGACGCCCGATTCGCGCTGGATCGTGGCGACGGCAGGCGACGTGCTGGACGATCCGGCCTTCCGCATCGATCCGCGCAGCGGCGAAGTCACCCGGCTCGACCTCGTCGAAGGCAACGAGGCGCGCATCGGCGTGGCCGCCATCCTGCCGGGCAACCGCATCGTTTTCACCCGCAATTCGGTCGCCGCGCCGAGCGAGATTTACCTCTCGGACGGCTGGCAGGGCTCCCGTCGCCTGACCGACGTGACTGCGTCCGATTTCGAGGCGCTGGCGCAGGTGGAAACCACCCGCTTCAATTTCGCAGGCGCCGGCGGCGATACCGTTTGGGGCATGATCCACAAGCCGGCATGGGTCGAAGGGCCGCTGCCGGTCGTGCTCTACGTGCACGGCGGGCCGCAGGGCTCTTTCAACGACGGCTGGTCCAGCCGCTGGAACCCGCGCGTGGTGGCGAGCCAGGGCTATGCCGTGGTCTCGATCGATTTCCACGGCTCCACCGGGTACGGCCAGGCCTTCACCGACAGCATCAACCGCGACTGGGGCGGCAAGCCGCTGGAAGACCTGCAGCTCGGCCTTGCCGCCGCCCTGGCGGGCGACAGCCAGCTCGACGGCACCCGCGCCTGCGCCATGGGCGCGTCCTACGGCGGCTACATGATGAACTGGATCGCGGGGAACTGGGCCGACCGGTTCGACTGCCTGGTCCAGCATGACGGCCTGTTCGACATGCGCAGCTTCTATTACACGACGGAAGAGCTGTGGTTTCCCAAATGGGACTTCGGCGGCAGCTATTCGGAGCAGAAGGCGCTATACGAACGCTGGAACCCGGTGAACTATGTCGACAACTGGCAGACGCCGATGCTGGTCATTACCGGCGAGATGGATTTCCGCGTGCCCTATACGCAGGGTTTGGCCAGCTTCACCGCGCTGCAGGAGCGCGGCATCGACAGCCAGTTGCTGGTCTTCCCGGACGAAAACCACTGGGTGTTGAAGCCGAAGAACTCGCTGCAATGGCACAACACGGTGTTCGACTGGCTCGACAAGCACCTGTCGCAGTGA